The Leadbettera azotonutricia ZAS-9 genome has a window encoding:
- a CDS encoding aminotransferase class IV, with protein sequence MDALGYYNGKWGPLDEMTVPMNDRACFFGDGVYDAAICYKKIIYLLDNHVDRFFNSAAFLEIKPDFSKDELKSILKDLAAKVDLDEVLVYWQLTRGTGRRNHAFPEGKPNLWVIIKAAKVADLDHKIKLITIEDTRFLHCNVKTLNLIPNVIAAQRAHEAGAHEAVFHRGNIVTECAHSNVHIIKDGKFITHPTDNLILRGIARGHLAQVCDRLGIPVEEREFTLDELFNADEILTSSTSTFGLSANSIDGKPAGGKAPELLRKIHDEIRADFSKATGYPKK encoded by the coding sequence ATGGATGCATTAGGGTATTACAACGGGAAATGGGGCCCCCTTGACGAGATGACTGTGCCGATGAATGATCGGGCCTGTTTTTTTGGCGATGGGGTATATGACGCGGCGATTTGCTACAAAAAGATCATCTATCTTTTGGATAATCATGTGGATCGGTTTTTTAACAGCGCAGCCTTTTTGGAAATCAAGCCTGATTTTTCAAAAGATGAGCTTAAAAGCATATTAAAGGATCTGGCAGCCAAGGTTGATCTGGACGAAGTGCTGGTATATTGGCAGCTGACCCGGGGTACCGGAAGGCGCAACCACGCTTTCCCGGAAGGGAAGCCCAATCTTTGGGTGATCATAAAGGCGGCCAAGGTTGCCGATTTGGATCATAAAATCAAACTTATCACCATCGAAGACACCCGGTTTTTGCACTGCAATGTTAAGACCCTTAACCTGATTCCAAACGTCATAGCCGCCCAGAGGGCCCATGAGGCCGGCGCCCATGAAGCGGTTTTTCACCGTGGAAACATCGTGACCGAATGCGCCCATAGCAATGTGCACATTATCAAGGATGGCAAATTCATTACCCATCCAACGGACAACCTGATTCTTCGGGGCATTGCCCGTGGCCATCTTGCCCAGGTCTGCGACAGGCTTGGCATTCCTGTGGAAGAGCGGGAATTTACCCTGGACGAGCTTTTCAATGCCGATGAAATTCTTACCTCGAGCACCAGTACCTTCGGGCTGAGCGCGAATTCCATTGATGGCAAACCTGCCGGGGGCAAAGCGCCGGAATTGCTCAGAAAAATTCATGACGAAATAAGGGCCGACTTTAGCAAGGCCACCGGCTACCCAAAGAAGTAA
- a CDS encoding DUF4392 domain-containing protein yields MTQKELTEFNLGKSLDSLMNLDPRGYGVCNILYEAAYKRSGGPLTMKAAEVLLSSVGEGDTVFIITGFVLKNYNKAETDGPVGAAALARSLIIAKGAKPVFIVPGEAADAVKRLSAIMGFHLYGSFEELRARPLSAGIMEFTKSADGAKKASESLWNEANAANCVPKFCIAIEAPGANSRGVYHNAVGLDISPLEAKTDVLFSYLKKKNVPTLAIGDLGNECGMGALKAHLEKYIPYAAPGGCSCGCGGGIAAVTAADTVLTTTVSNWGAYGICSALAYLSRNKEVLYSPGLEERALRAASEAGLIDMYGWQIPQVDGMNLAKNTALITLMNECVLSAFELEETCRTWFAKTLELGYFDGKTKTPSPH; encoded by the coding sequence ATGACCCAAAAAGAGCTTACCGAATTCAACCTGGGGAAAAGCCTTGACAGCTTGATGAACCTTGATCCCCGGGGTTACGGGGTTTGCAATATCCTTTATGAGGCTGCGTATAAAAGGTCCGGCGGGCCTCTTACGATGAAGGCTGCGGAGGTTCTGCTTTCTTCTGTCGGCGAAGGGGACACGGTTTTTATCATCACTGGCTTTGTATTGAAGAATTACAATAAGGCGGAAACAGATGGCCCTGTCGGGGCGGCAGCCCTTGCGCGATCCCTTATTATCGCAAAAGGGGCAAAGCCTGTTTTCATTGTTCCGGGGGAAGCGGCGGATGCTGTCAAAAGGCTCTCCGCCATTATGGGTTTTCATCTTTACGGTTCTTTTGAAGAACTGCGGGCAAGGCCCTTGTCCGCAGGGATCATGGAATTCACAAAATCGGCGGACGGGGCAAAAAAAGCATCCGAATCGTTATGGAACGAGGCAAATGCTGCCAATTGCGTCCCAAAGTTTTGCATTGCCATAGAAGCCCCGGGGGCAAACAGCAGGGGGGTGTACCACAATGCTGTTGGGCTAGATATAAGCCCTCTTGAAGCCAAAACGGATGTTCTTTTTTCATATCTGAAGAAAAAAAATGTGCCTACTCTTGCGATAGGGGATTTGGGAAACGAATGCGGTATGGGGGCCCTTAAAGCCCATCTCGAAAAGTATATTCCTTATGCGGCGCCGGGCGGATGCTCCTGCGGCTGCGGGGGCGGCATAGCCGCTGTTACTGCCGCCGATACCGTCCTGACCACTACCGTTTCCAACTGGGGGGCTTATGGGATCTGTTCAGCTTTGGCTTACCTCTCAAGAAACAAGGAAGTCCTGTACAGCCCCGGTCTTGAAGAACGGGCGCTCAGGGCGGCAAGCGAAGCGGGCCTTATTGATATGTACGGCTGGCAGATTCCCCAGGTAGACGGCATGAACCTGGCAAAAAACACTGCCCTTATAACCCTGATGAACGAGTGCGTGCTATCGGCTTTTGAGCTTGAGGAGACCTGCAGGACCTGGTTTGCCAAAACCCTTGAACTGGGATATTTTGATGGAAAAACAAAAACCCCTTCCCCTCATTAA
- the pxpB gene encoding 5-oxoprolinase subunit PxpB, with the protein MEKQKPLPLINPAGDCALKIEFGNSIDPELNDRVHSLAGSLREKPVRGVYDMVPSYASLLVCFDPSIVSFCKLRRLLFSRAKQKARNRESAGKIVSIPVCYEGEFAMDMETVCGHTGFSREEVIARHTKPLYRIYMLGFLPGFPYLGGLDPALETPRLKTPRTKIPAGSVGIGGEQTGIYPLDSPGGWQIIGRTPLKPYDPRREEPFLYRAGDSIRFYSISREEYDAHGAVLPAEGKRSWA; encoded by the coding sequence ATGGAAAAACAAAAACCCCTTCCCCTCATTAACCCTGCCGGTGACTGCGCCCTTAAGATTGAATTCGGAAACAGCATAGACCCGGAGTTGAACGACCGGGTTCATTCCCTTGCCGGAAGCCTGCGGGAAAAGCCTGTCAGGGGCGTATACGATATGGTTCCTTCTTACGCTTCGCTTCTCGTTTGCTTTGATCCGTCCATTGTTTCTTTCTGCAAATTGCGGCGGCTTCTCTTTTCAAGGGCAAAGCAGAAAGCGCGGAACCGGGAAAGCGCAGGAAAAATTGTTTCCATACCGGTCTGTTATGAAGGCGAATTTGCCATGGACATGGAGACGGTCTGCGGCCATACGGGCTTTTCCCGGGAAGAAGTGATCGCCCGGCATACAAAGCCCCTGTACCGAATCTACATGCTTGGTTTTTTGCCGGGCTTTCCCTATTTGGGTGGACTTGATCCGGCTCTGGAAACTCCGCGTCTTAAAACGCCGAGGACAAAAATTCCCGCAGGGTCAGTGGGCATCGGGGGAGAGCAGACCGGCATTTATCCGCTTGACTCTCCCGGAGGCTGGCAGATTATCGGCCGCACTCCGCTCAAGCCTTATGATCCCCGCCGGGAAGAACCTTTTTTATACCGTGCAGGGGACAGCATTCGATTTTACAGCATCAGCAGGGAAGAATATGATGCCCATGGCGCGGTGCTCCCAGCCGAAGGAAAACGCTCATGGGCATGA
- a CDS encoding biotin-dependent carboxyltransferase family protein, translating to MGMTLIDPGMLSTIQDEGRKGYMEAGFSPSGAMDGFSFALANALVNNPAGEAVLEMTFSGASFLFDGTAALCVTGADMKPLLNGNPIAMNKAFCVRKGDIFCTGMAIKGFRSYIAVSGGFAIEPVMGSFSTNLKARIGGFNGRKLESKDHIPFRKTINSLPGLERRLFNAESSPFPIAAYTAELPLVLHVVEGSQLSYFTREGMENFYASIYTVTSDSDRMGVRLEGPAISSIKGTDIVSDGIALGSIQVPGSGKPIILLNDRQTTGGYAKIGAVITRDIWRLSQAVPGSQVRFEKISLRDAEKCYRQTVKAIKGLQFYR from the coding sequence ATGGGCATGACGCTTATAGATCCGGGAATGCTCAGCACCATACAAGACGAAGGGAGGAAGGGCTACATGGAGGCCGGATTTTCCCCTTCCGGAGCAATGGACGGCTTTTCTTTCGCCCTTGCCAATGCCCTTGTGAATAATCCCGCTGGCGAGGCCGTGCTGGAAATGACCTTTTCCGGAGCGTCTTTTCTATTCGACGGGACCGCTGCGCTTTGCGTTACAGGGGCCGATATGAAGCCCCTTCTCAATGGGAATCCTATAGCCATGAACAAAGCCTTTTGCGTACGCAAAGGAGACATTTTTTGCACAGGGATGGCAATAAAAGGGTTTCGATCCTATATCGCTGTCTCCGGCGGCTTTGCGATTGAACCGGTCATGGGGAGTTTTTCTACCAATCTTAAAGCCCGCATCGGCGGTTTTAACGGGCGGAAACTCGAATCCAAAGATCATATACCATTCCGCAAAACAATAAATTCCCTGCCTGGTTTAGAGCGGCGGCTGTTCAATGCAGAAAGCTCGCCCTTTCCCATAGCTGCCTATACTGCGGAGCTTCCCCTGGTTCTTCATGTAGTGGAAGGTTCCCAGCTATCGTATTTTACCCGGGAAGGAATGGAAAATTTCTATGCTTCGATATACACTGTCACATCCGACAGCGACAGGATGGGAGTGCGGCTTGAAGGGCCGGCGATTTCTTCGATAAAGGGGACGGATATCGTCTCTGACGGAATCGCCTTGGGTTCAATCCAGGTTCCCGGTTCAGGAAAACCCATCATACTGCTCAACGACAGGCAGACTACTGGGGGCTATGCAAAAATCGGCGCTGTGATCACAAGGGATATCTGGAGGCTCTCCCAGGCTGTTCCAGGTTCCCAGGTTCGATTCGAAAAGATCTCCCTAAGGGATGCAGAAAAATGCTACAGGCAAACAGTCAAGGCCATAAAGGGGCTTCAATTTTACCGATAA
- a CDS encoding putative hydro-lyase, producing MDYAKMLPRDVRNLIREEKITKHTSGMCDGYAQANLAVLPAEYAYDFLLFAQRNPKSCPILEVSDKGSRFLKAIAPGADIARDIPKYRIYRKGVLDGEYNDVSKFWQDDFVSFLIGCSFSFESELLAADVPVRQIEEDRNVPMYITNIDCEPAGVFYGKMVVSMRPIPPELVVRAVNVTASMPRVHGAPVHIGDPERIGIKDLGKPDFGDSVTIKKGEVPVFWACGVTPQSVIMSVKPSIAITHAPGHMLITDVKNILLKY from the coding sequence ATGGACTATGCAAAAATGCTGCCCAGGGATGTGCGGAATCTGATACGGGAAGAAAAAATCACCAAGCATACTTCCGGAATGTGCGATGGGTATGCCCAGGCAAACCTTGCGGTGCTCCCGGCTGAGTATGCCTATGACTTTCTGCTTTTTGCCCAGCGCAATCCCAAAAGCTGCCCCATACTGGAAGTGAGCGACAAGGGGAGCCGCTTCTTAAAGGCCATTGCCCCCGGTGCGGATATTGCCAGGGATATCCCCAAATATCGCATTTACCGGAAAGGCGTATTGGACGGCGAATACAACGACGTGTCAAAATTTTGGCAGGATGATTTTGTAAGTTTTCTTATAGGATGCAGTTTTTCTTTTGAATCCGAACTGCTTGCTGCCGATGTTCCTGTCAGGCAGATAGAAGAAGACAGAAACGTGCCTATGTACATCACTAATATTGACTGCGAGCCTGCGGGGGTTTTTTACGGAAAAATGGTAGTAAGCATGAGGCCGATTCCGCCGGAGCTGGTAGTGCGGGCGGTAAATGTTACCGCTTCCATGCCCCGGGTTCATGGGGCGCCGGTGCATATAGGCGATCCTGAGCGCATCGGCATAAAAGATTTAGGCAAGCCGGACTTCGGCGATTCGGTCACAATAAAAAAGGGGGAAGTGCCGGTGTTCTGGGCCTGCGGAGTAACCCCCCAGTCGGTCATCATGAGCGTAAAACCTTCGATCGCCATAACCCATGCGCCGGGCCACATGCTCATCACTGATGTAAAAAACATTCTCTTGAAATATTGA
- a CDS encoding 5-oxoprolinase subunit PxpA: MAKVDLNCDLGESFGAWKMGMDDKIIPLVSSANIACGFHAGDPLVMEKTVALAKQHGVAVGAHPGFPDLSGFGRRNLAMSAAEARACVQYQIGALEAFCKAAGVPLIHVKAHGALYNMAAKDISLARAIAEGIKAVNPGLIFLALAGSCMVAAAKEIGLPVAEEVFADRAYEEDCSLVSRTKPGAMISDEDEAVSRVVGMIKTGTVKAITGKEISVQADSICVHGDGEKALLFVEKLNRAFKAEGIAKASLQEIMACRKAK; the protein is encoded by the coding sequence ATGGCAAAGGTGGATTTAAACTGCGACCTGGGCGAAAGCTTCGGGGCATGGAAGATGGGCATGGACGATAAGATCATCCCCCTTGTTTCTTCGGCCAATATTGCCTGCGGCTTCCATGCAGGTGATCCTTTGGTAATGGAAAAGACCGTCGCTTTGGCAAAACAGCATGGCGTAGCCGTGGGGGCTCATCCAGGCTTTCCCGACCTTTCAGGATTCGGGCGGCGCAATCTTGCCATGTCAGCAGCAGAAGCAAGGGCCTGTGTCCAGTACCAGATAGGCGCCCTTGAGGCATTTTGCAAAGCCGCTGGTGTTCCCCTGATCCATGTCAAAGCCCATGGCGCCCTCTACAACATGGCGGCCAAAGATATTTCCCTTGCCAGGGCTATAGCGGAAGGGATTAAAGCCGTAAACCCCGGTCTTATTTTTCTTGCCCTGGCAGGAAGCTGCATGGTTGCGGCGGCAAAAGAAATCGGCCTTCCTGTGGCAGAAGAAGTCTTTGCCGACCGCGCCTATGAGGAAGACTGTTCCCTGGTGTCCCGTACAAAGCCCGGCGCTATGATCAGCGACGAGGACGAAGCCGTAAGCCGGGTTGTCGGCATGATCAAAACAGGAACGGTAAAAGCAATAACAGGCAAAGAAATCTCCGTGCAGGCCGACTCAATCTGTGTTCATGGAGACGGGGAAAAAGCCCTGCTTTTTGTGGAAAAACTCAACAGGGCATTCAAGGCAGAAGGGATAGCAAAGGCATCCTTGCAGGAAATTATGGCATGCAGAAAGGCAAAGTGA
- a CDS encoding DMT family transporter has translation MTELNKDRWKGQGAVFCCAILWSTSGLFIKLVSWHPVVIAGSRSLVAAIFMLVIRFFFTPKNAPKSKPGPLWAGAFLYAFTMLTFVIANKLTASANAILLQYSAPVWAGVLGWLLIREKPHWEHWAALVCVIGGMLLFFKDGLVSGNSLGNGIAVLSGILFGAHSVILRMQKDGNPSDSMLLAHVINFTIAIPFIILYPPTLTVPSVLPIIFMGTIQIGFASFLFSYGIKKISAIQAMLTAMIEPVLNPVWVLLVTGEKPSASALLGGVIIVSAVVASSLIGKRRELQET, from the coding sequence ATGACAGAGCTTAATAAAGACCGCTGGAAAGGCCAGGGGGCGGTCTTCTGCTGCGCTATACTTTGGAGTACTTCGGGCCTGTTCATCAAACTCGTCAGCTGGCACCCGGTGGTGATAGCCGGTTCCCGCAGCCTTGTGGCGGCCATTTTCATGCTTGTTATTCGCTTCTTCTTTACCCCAAAAAATGCGCCAAAGAGCAAACCGGGACCTCTCTGGGCAGGGGCGTTTTTATACGCCTTTACCATGCTTACCTTCGTTATTGCCAACAAGCTTACCGCATCGGCCAACGCCATCTTGCTCCAGTACAGCGCCCCGGTGTGGGCAGGGGTTCTGGGCTGGCTTTTGATACGGGAAAAGCCCCACTGGGAGCATTGGGCCGCCCTGGTCTGCGTCATCGGGGGTATGCTGCTCTTTTTCAAGGACGGCCTTGTCTCGGGAAATTCTTTGGGGAACGGCATAGCGGTTCTGTCGGGCATATTATTCGGGGCCCATTCGGTTATCCTGAGGATGCAAAAGGACGGGAACCCCTCGGATTCCATGCTCCTGGCCCATGTGATAAATTTTACCATCGCCATACCTTTTATCATTCTCTATCCCCCGACCCTTACTGTCCCATCGGTGCTTCCCATTATTTTTATGGGTACCATACAGATTGGCTTTGCTTCCTTCCTCTTTTCCTACGGCATCAAGAAGATCAGCGCTATACAGGCCATGCTGACCGCCATGATAGAGCCGGTGCTCAACCCTGTCTGGGTGCTGCTTGTTACCGGAGAGAAGCCTTCAGCCTCGGCCCTGCTTGGAGGGGTTATCATTGTGAGTGCCGTGGTCGCGTCGTCATTGATAGGAAAGCGGAGAGAGTTGCAGGAAACCTGA
- the flgF gene encoding flagellar basal-body rod protein FlgF gives MIRGWYTAASGMRAQQWRLDSVANNLANVDTDGYKRDQAAFKAFPELLLRRMNDDGVYKHPFGSGDAAPIIGRLGLGVELNELYTNFTQGSFKQSDNDFDLALGGKGFFTVATPWGERYTRNGSFQLGKEGFLETKEGYPVLGENGPIKVKANNFQVDKEGRVWINAEYADDPNLMVSKQNNTWEQTVLLDSLKLVDFDLDRYLEKQGSSLYRETDTSGPAMVIEEGSRPQVIQGFTEAANVEPVAEMVQMIEVNRAYEANQKVIQTHDSMLGTLINQTTRVS, from the coding sequence ATGATACGAGGATGGTATACCGCCGCAAGCGGGATGAGGGCCCAGCAGTGGCGCCTTGATTCAGTGGCCAATAACCTTGCCAATGTGGACACTGATGGCTACAAGCGGGATCAGGCAGCATTCAAGGCCTTCCCTGAGCTTCTTTTACGGCGCATGAACGACGACGGGGTCTATAAGCACCCCTTTGGATCGGGCGACGCCGCCCCCATCATAGGCAGGCTGGGCCTGGGCGTTGAACTTAACGAGCTCTACACCAACTTCACCCAGGGGAGCTTCAAACAGTCTGACAACGATTTTGACCTTGCCCTGGGGGGCAAAGGCTTTTTCACGGTAGCTACCCCCTGGGGCGAGCGCTATACCCGCAACGGCTCCTTCCAGCTCGGCAAAGAGGGCTTCCTCGAAACCAAGGAAGGCTACCCCGTTCTGGGCGAAAACGGCCCCATCAAGGTAAAAGCCAACAACTTCCAGGTCGACAAAGAAGGCCGTGTCTGGATCAACGCGGAATATGCCGACGATCCCAACCTCATGGTGTCCAAGCAGAATAATACCTGGGAACAGACCGTGCTCCTGGACAGCCTTAAACTGGTGGATTTCGACCTTGACCGCTACCTCGAAAAACAGGGTTCCAGCCTCTACCGCGAAACCGACACCTCGGGCCCTGCCATGGTCATCGAAGAAGGCAGCCGCCCCCAGGTCATCCAGGGCTTTACCGAAGCCGCTAACGTGGAACCGGTGGCCGAAATGGTCCAGATGATAGAAGTGAACCGCGCCTACGAGGCCAACCAGAAAGTGATACAGACCCACGATTCCATGCTGGGAACATTGATAAACCAGACAACGAGAGTTAGCTAG
- the flgG gene encoding flagellar basal-body rod protein FlgG, producing MVRSLWTGASGMIGQQANIDNISNNLANVNTAGFKKVRADFEDLLYQTVKTAGTPATEDTVVPVGVQMGHGVKLAATQRMFTQGALQNTDNAYDMAIQGDGFFRIQMYDGSWSYTRDGSFKVDENGRLVTSNGYWVLPDIIMPEGFLPETINVTKDGRVSVKVPQIDLNEPVDVGQIELYRFPNPVGLTAVGENLFKITNASGEPIPGRPGYEGMGQIAHKFLEMSNVSVVREMVDLIVAQRAYEFNSKTIQTSDNMLGTATALKR from the coding sequence ATGGTACGAAGTTTATGGACCGGCGCGTCCGGCATGATAGGCCAGCAGGCCAATATCGACAACATTTCCAACAACCTGGCCAACGTGAACACCGCAGGCTTCAAAAAGGTACGGGCAGATTTTGAAGATCTTCTCTACCAAACCGTAAAGACCGCCGGAACTCCGGCGACCGAAGACACCGTAGTCCCCGTAGGCGTACAGATGGGCCACGGCGTCAAGCTCGCGGCCACCCAGCGCATGTTCACCCAGGGGGCCCTCCAGAACACCGACAATGCCTACGACATGGCTATCCAGGGAGACGGCTTTTTCCGCATCCAGATGTACGACGGTTCCTGGTCCTACACCCGGGACGGCTCCTTCAAAGTTGACGAGAACGGCCGCCTTGTAACCAGCAACGGTTACTGGGTGCTCCCGGACATCATCATGCCAGAAGGCTTCCTCCCCGAAACCATCAACGTCACCAAAGACGGCAGAGTGTCGGTAAAAGTGCCCCAGATCGATCTCAACGAACCTGTGGACGTTGGCCAGATTGAACTCTACCGTTTCCCCAACCCAGTGGGCCTCACCGCAGTGGGCGAAAACCTCTTCAAGATCACCAACGCCTCGGGCGAGCCCATACCCGGTCGCCCCGGCTACGAAGGCATGGGCCAGATAGCCCACAAGTTCCTCGAAATGTCCAACGTCTCGGTAGTGCGCGAAATGGTTGACCTCATCGTGGCCCAGCGCGCCTATGAATTCAATTCCAAGACCATACAGACCAGCGACAATATGTTGGGAACAGCCACAGCCCTTAAGAGATAG
- a CDS encoding rod-binding protein, producing MDINISSQNLQSPGYVPFSSASLETSVQERNSSAKGVFEDLLAKAAEQQTAKPSSNSRKAVIDKTDKLYEQCEALETFLIKNLISSMRSTVQKSELLDTGFAGKMYEDMLYDEYAKDFSKNAGLGFAELAYMELTHQRGKLIANHA from the coding sequence ATGGATATAAACATAAGCAGCCAGAATTTGCAGAGCCCAGGGTATGTGCCTTTTTCATCCGCTTCCCTCGAAACTTCTGTCCAGGAGAGGAATTCTTCTGCAAAAGGCGTATTTGAAGATCTTCTGGCCAAAGCAGCGGAACAGCAGACGGCAAAACCATCCTCCAATTCAAGAAAGGCTGTCATAGACAAAACCGACAAACTCTATGAACAATGCGAAGCCCTTGAAACCTTCCTCATAAAAAACCTCATTTCCAGCATGCGTAGCACAGTCCAAAAATCCGAACTTCTCGATACCGGCTTTGCCGGTAAAATGTACGAAGACATGCTCTACGACGAATACGCCAAGGATTTCTCCAAAAACGCAGGCTTGGGTTTCGCCGAACTGGCTTACATGGAGCTGACCCATCAGCGCGGGAAACTTATAGCGAATCACGCGTAG
- a CDS encoding Cna B-type domain-containing protein, translated as MKKTTLFLIAVLAAFGLLFGGCANSLASLPEESSSSLGFVPPAPRQSEAGLSLVEPEDFAYNWLETALADPIWKQVPDISSLPKSYYAQFATFCARPAKDKPTINVWVKKDWGNETPQSISIQLYQNDVLYKTETGTGQGSIPALKYDDADKPYFEKASVPGRRLYSFANLPVYDSQGAKYVYSVKEAVPEGYVARYSEIDQANLAEGKVTITESTERVEFAKGLVSGGSDFYYVVRLENIKAPEKVSLTISKVWDDNDDFSELRPESISVTLKADGEVYGTYALSAPWTLAISDLPAVNEAGEPVSYSVTEAIPANYVLKSIVPEGNTITLTNAYSDEPPVPPVAIGEVKNLWVKKDWGTSPKTKITINVYQVVNGVKSEKPYATKDSPNMAGKVPLLSGYDAHNNIVWDYSNKGSRDLYEFFDIPIGTKENPIEYIVEEVVPAGYEVYLPWESNRDGMVTEGDYSQVKIDRYSEGVEYSAYNGVIEYYNDAFYYVVIFQNKLVK; from the coding sequence ATGAAAAAGACAACCTTATTCCTGATTGCGGTTTTGGCGGCCTTCGGCCTGCTGTTTGGCGGATGCGCCAATAGTCTCGCATCCCTTCCGGAGGAGAGCTCCTCCAGTCTGGGGTTTGTTCCCCCCGCCCCCAGGCAGTCCGAAGCGGGACTCTCCCTGGTGGAGCCTGAGGACTTTGCCTACAACTGGCTCGAGACGGCCTTGGCCGACCCTATCTGGAAGCAGGTTCCCGATATTTCATCCCTTCCCAAGTCTTATTACGCCCAGTTCGCCACGTTCTGCGCCCGCCCTGCCAAGGACAAGCCCACGATCAATGTCTGGGTAAAGAAGGACTGGGGCAACGAAACCCCCCAATCGATAAGCATCCAGCTGTACCAGAACGATGTCCTCTACAAAACCGAGACCGGAACCGGCCAGGGGAGCATACCCGCCCTGAAATACGACGATGCGGACAAGCCCTATTTTGAGAAGGCTTCCGTGCCCGGCCGCCGCCTTTATTCCTTCGCCAATCTTCCCGTGTATGACAGCCAGGGCGCGAAATACGTCTATTCCGTTAAAGAAGCCGTTCCCGAAGGCTATGTCGCCCGGTACTCGGAAATCGACCAGGCCAACCTCGCCGAGGGCAAGGTAACGATTACCGAATCGACCGAAAGGGTCGAATTTGCCAAGGGCCTGGTTTCCGGGGGAAGCGATTTCTACTATGTGGTCCGCCTCGAAAACATCAAGGCCCCTGAAAAGGTCTCCCTGACGATCAGCAAGGTCTGGGACGACAACGACGACTTCTCCGAGCTGAGGCCTGAGTCCATCTCGGTGACCCTGAAGGCCGATGGCGAAGTTTATGGCACCTACGCCCTGAGCGCCCCCTGGACCCTTGCCATCAGCGATCTGCCCGCGGTGAACGAAGCCGGCGAGCCTGTCAGCTACTCCGTGACCGAAGCCATCCCTGCCAATTATGTGCTGAAGAGCATAGTCCCCGAGGGGAACACCATCACCCTTACCAACGCGTATTCCGATGAGCCCCCTGTCCCCCCGGTCGCCATCGGCGAGGTCAAGAATCTCTGGGTCAAGAAAGACTGGGGCACCAGCCCGAAAACGAAAATAACGATCAATGTCTACCAGGTGGTCAATGGCGTGAAATCGGAAAAGCCCTACGCGACCAAGGATTCACCGAACATGGCTGGCAAAGTACCGCTGCTTTCCGGCTACGATGCCCACAACAACATTGTTTGGGACTATTCCAATAAAGGCAGCCGGGATCTTTATGAGTTCTTTGACATCCCCATAGGAACCAAAGAGAACCCCATCGAATACATCGTCGAAGAAGTGGTGCCCGCAGGGTACGAAGTGTACCTTCCCTGGGAATCGAACCGGGACGGCATGGTTACCGAAGGGGACTACAGCCAGGTGAAGATCGACCGGTACAGCGAGGGCGTGGAATACAGCGCGTACAACGGCGTTATCGAGTATTACAACGACGCCTTCTATTACGTGGTGATCTTCCAGAACAAGCTGGTTAAATAG
- a CDS encoding CPBP family intramembrane glutamic endopeptidase, with translation MIQNPAEAASIAQAIPFSSYRELSRTLGYTIPALALLWYLILEKKSLPYAEDRIKPGLKDIYPLLIGFPCLVLIGLSISFLMAKFSPFPIPPKVEGPANALGWTAMAFSCLGTGYLEESYFRYYLLAKLEEAVSLRWVRVFVSVAFFALCHVYEGPWGILNALLAGTLLAVLYERYRSLHGIALAHGAYNAFVYCMGSFF, from the coding sequence GTGATACAAAACCCTGCCGAGGCTGCTTCCATAGCCCAGGCCATACCCTTTTCATCCTATAGGGAGCTTTCTCGCACCCTGGGCTATACCATCCCGGCACTTGCCCTGCTCTGGTACCTTATCCTCGAAAAAAAGAGCCTCCCCTACGCCGAAGACCGCATCAAACCCGGTTTGAAGGATATATACCCCCTCCTTATAGGCTTCCCCTGCCTGGTGCTCATAGGGCTGAGCATCTCCTTCCTGATGGCAAAATTTTCCCCCTTCCCCATTCCCCCCAAGGTCGAAGGCCCCGCAAATGCCCTGGGCTGGACAGCAATGGCCTTTTCCTGCCTGGGGACAGGCTACCTTGAAGAAAGCTATTTCAGGTACTACCTCCTCGCCAAGCTTGAGGAAGCGGTTTCCCTAAGATGGGTCAGGGTTTTCGTGTCGGTGGCTTTTTTTGCCCTCTGCCATGTCTACGAAGGCCCCTGGGGCATACTCAACGCCCTTTTGGCAGGAACACTCCTGGCTGTCCTCTACGAGCGCTACAGGAGCCTCCATGGCATTGCCCTGGCCCACGGGGCCTACAACGCCTTTGTCTACTGCATGGGAAGCTTTTTCTGA